The following proteins come from a genomic window of Geomonas sp. RF6:
- a CDS encoding FecCD family ABC transporter permease yields MHRKDFFLFIVLVALILAGGVISLSSGSWSVPASHVPAILLAKLGLHGGVVNDVEAAIVWDGRLPRFLVALLVGFSLGGAGTVMQGIFKNPMASPGVMGIDSGAALGAVLSIYLGVASDSLVVLPCAAIVFSILTLILVFAIATSGGRTSISTLLLAGIALNLVFGALTSFIITLSTREFDVGRVIVNWLMGDLNNRSWEHVSIVAPTTLLALLGTLFFARDLNLLMLGEETAANLGVDTKRARNALLLFSSVETGGAIAVSGVIGFVGLVAPHIMRSLVGPDNRKLVFFSGLLAAVFIIYADLFVRLVVAVDLKVGIITSMLGGPFFLYLIMKHRKHFEYM; encoded by the coding sequence ATGCACAGAAAGGACTTCTTCCTCTTCATAGTGCTGGTGGCCCTCATCCTCGCGGGAGGGGTCATTTCGCTGTCCTCAGGTTCGTGGTCCGTACCGGCCTCCCATGTCCCTGCGATACTCCTGGCGAAGCTCGGACTCCACGGTGGGGTGGTGAACGATGTGGAGGCGGCGATCGTCTGGGACGGGCGGCTGCCGCGCTTTCTGGTCGCGCTTCTGGTCGGCTTTTCCCTCGGTGGCGCCGGCACCGTCATGCAGGGCATTTTCAAGAACCCTATGGCCAGCCCCGGTGTCATGGGGATCGATTCGGGAGCAGCTCTCGGGGCGGTGCTCTCCATCTACCTCGGCGTCGCCTCCGATTCGCTCGTGGTGCTCCCCTGCGCCGCGATAGTTTTTTCGATCCTCACGCTGATCCTGGTCTTTGCCATCGCCACCTCCGGCGGGCGGACCTCGATCTCCACGCTGCTTCTGGCAGGGATCGCCCTGAACCTCGTCTTCGGCGCGCTGACGTCGTTCATCATCACCCTCAGCACGCGGGAGTTCGACGTCGGGCGAGTCATCGTGAACTGGCTCATGGGGGACCTCAACAACCGCTCCTGGGAGCACGTCAGTATCGTGGCCCCGACCACGCTCCTGGCGCTTCTGGGGACCCTCTTCTTCGCCAGGGACCTGAACCTCCTCATGCTCGGCGAGGAGACGGCGGCGAACCTCGGTGTCGATACCAAAAGGGCCCGCAACGCCCTCCTCCTCTTCTCCTCCGTTGAGACGGGGGGGGCCATCGCCGTCTCCGGCGTCATCGGCTTTGTGGGGCTCGTCGCGCCGCACATCATGCGCAGCCTCGTGGGGCCAGACAACCGCAAGCTCGTCTTCTTCTCGGGTCTACTCGCGGCGGTCTTCATAATCTACGCGGACCTCTTCGTCCGGCTCGTGGTGGCGGTCGACCTGAAGGTGGGGATCATCACCTCCATGCTGGGGGGGCCCTTCTTTCTCTACCTGATCATGAAACACAGAAAGCATTTCGAGTACATGTGA
- a CDS encoding AAA family ATPase, whose product MRENVATEVEVAELFDQYAERVEQIKAEIAKVVIGQEEMITLMIHTLLSRGHILLEGVPGLAKSLAVETFAKVIGGNFKRFQFTPDKMPSDITGTMVWNEKEKKFEFYYGPIFCNIFLADEINRASPKVQSALLQAMQEKEVTIERKRYDISPPFMVLATQNPIEQIGTYPLAESQVDRFMVKYDVGYPGKDEELELILRKNTDFDQQKAEIRNILSLEEITAMQQLIHDQVRVSQKVMAYILNVCTATRPRETYSPQDLVAEIHQYIRLGASPRASESLLALAKSFAFGQHRDFVNFDDVSACAAHVLRHRILLNSTALSQQIDSDMLVQEILKMVPPY is encoded by the coding sequence ATGAGGGAAAACGTGGCAACAGAGGTCGAGGTGGCGGAGCTCTTCGACCAGTACGCCGAAAGGGTCGAGCAGATAAAGGCCGAGATCGCCAAGGTCGTGATCGGCCAGGAGGAGATGATCACCCTGATGATCCACACCCTCCTCTCCAGGGGGCACATCCTTCTCGAGGGGGTGCCGGGGCTTGCGAAGAGCCTCGCGGTGGAAACCTTCGCGAAAGTCATCGGCGGCAACTTCAAGCGCTTCCAGTTCACCCCTGACAAGATGCCGAGCGACATAACAGGCACCATGGTGTGGAACGAGAAGGAGAAGAAGTTCGAGTTTTACTACGGTCCGATCTTTTGCAACATCTTCCTTGCCGACGAAATAAACCGGGCCTCCCCGAAAGTGCAGTCCGCGCTGCTGCAGGCGATGCAGGAAAAGGAGGTGACGATAGAGCGCAAGCGCTACGACATCTCCCCCCCCTTCATGGTGCTGGCGACACAGAACCCGATCGAGCAGATCGGAACGTATCCGCTCGCCGAGTCGCAGGTCGACCGCTTCATGGTGAAGTACGACGTGGGATATCCGGGGAAGGACGAGGAACTGGAGCTCATCCTCAGGAAGAACACCGACTTTGACCAGCAGAAGGCGGAGATACGAAACATCCTTTCGCTCGAGGAGATAACGGCGATGCAGCAGCTCATCCACGACCAGGTCAGGGTGAGCCAGAAAGTCATGGCCTACATCCTCAACGTCTGCACCGCCACCCGTCCGCGCGAGACCTACTCCCCCCAGGATCTCGTCGCGGAGATTCACCAGTACATCCGGCTCGGTGCCTCCCCCCGCGCCTCCGAATCGCTCCTCGCGCTGGCGAAATCATTTGCCTTCGGCCAGCACCGCGACTTCGTGAATTTCGACGACGTATCAGCCTGTGCCGCACACGTGCTGAGGCACCGGATACTGCTGAACAGCACCGCGTTGTCGCAGCAGATCGACTCCGACATGCTGGTGCAGGAAATCCTCAAGATGGTTCCACCGTACTGA
- a CDS encoding DUF58 domain-containing protein, with the protein MPMEKTEKTLLSKKELLEIFVNHRVDSPFPGDWESVFKGLGYEFWALRELEPTDSFKNIDWKAKARTGKFFVRDFLAESYFNVMILYDVSRSVQFGRKELLQAHIAVSLAYSAIASNDGCGLILFADDIVKYIPPRMGRTHFMEILDAIVHAEPVRCGGTSLGPALTKLLNEVPESLTFILSDFLYPLDFGYTFHHAAQGSTKHEVKALQVLEECEIALPPGTKGILPLYDYESGRTVSLDLTKWQAFNDTMSRQREGTRTLLGRAGIDLLTVSPADDFGRKINSFMRRPPSTY; encoded by the coding sequence ATGCCGATGGAGAAGACGGAAAAGACACTTTTATCGAAGAAAGAGCTTCTGGAAATCTTCGTGAATCATCGGGTCGACTCTCCCTTCCCAGGTGACTGGGAGAGTGTCTTCAAGGGGCTCGGGTACGAGTTCTGGGCGCTCAGGGAGCTCGAGCCGACCGACTCCTTCAAGAACATCGACTGGAAGGCGAAGGCGAGGACGGGGAAGTTCTTCGTGCGCGATTTCCTCGCCGAGAGCTACTTCAACGTCATGATCCTTTACGACGTCAGCAGGTCGGTGCAGTTCGGGAGAAAGGAGCTGCTCCAGGCGCACATCGCCGTCTCCCTCGCCTACAGCGCGATCGCAAGCAACGACGGCTGCGGGCTGATCCTCTTTGCGGATGACATCGTGAAGTACATCCCGCCGCGCATGGGGCGGACGCACTTCATGGAGATTCTCGATGCCATCGTGCACGCGGAGCCGGTGAGGTGCGGGGGGACGAGCCTTGGGCCCGCCCTGACGAAGCTCCTGAACGAGGTGCCGGAGAGTCTGACCTTCATACTCTCCGATTTCCTGTACCCGCTCGATTTCGGCTACACCTTTCATCACGCCGCGCAGGGCAGCACAAAGCACGAGGTGAAGGCGCTCCAGGTTCTCGAGGAGTGCGAGATCGCCCTTCCGCCGGGCACGAAGGGTATCCTTCCCCTCTACGATTATGAGAGCGGCAGGACCGTGTCGCTCGACCTCACGAAGTGGCAGGCCTTCAACGACACCATGAGCCGCCAGCGGGAGGGGACGAGAACGCTCCTGGGGCGCGCGGGCATCGACCTCTTGACGGTAAGCCCGGCAGACGACTTTGGGCGGAAGATAAACAGCTTCATGAGAAGGCCCCCGTCAACCTACTAG
- a CDS encoding vWA domain-containing protein, which translates to MTVEHPWALLLLALVPAVLFARRKGAARTGFSAVPALGRELQPGPLKKYGPDVLAASAMVLIVLAIANVQYSSYWQKTYPESKWIMLVQDLSGSMGRPSDESGSMTLGDVALEGASAFIDMRRKDDLIGLVAFSNVAQLVAPPSFDKEILKKKLELLRRKNDSSVFRELSIGGETNASHAAWLATCVFFMLLPEESQPSYEQLDNLRYSLMGRGDAAAAIPAALKKINFGRGMAIVLFTDGRIEASPGGDGAEEGLLNFVNVIGLVKRLGIKLYLIVVGGDVTAEVRQALEGRAGESAAGHIFYMPRSLDRSQITAVYNRINEMEKNRLLVKLEKRKKDTRRPLALTAAGIVALYCLMHLLPATRKI; encoded by the coding sequence ATGACGGTCGAGCACCCATGGGCACTCCTTCTCCTGGCACTGGTTCCGGCGGTCCTCTTCGCCCGGAGAAAGGGGGCGGCGCGGACCGGATTTTCTGCCGTGCCGGCGCTCGGCCGGGAGCTGCAGCCAGGGCCGCTCAAGAAGTATGGGCCGGACGTGCTGGCCGCAAGTGCCATGGTTCTCATCGTCCTCGCCATTGCAAACGTGCAGTACTCGAGCTACTGGCAAAAGACGTATCCGGAGTCGAAGTGGATCATGCTCGTCCAGGACCTCTCCGGCTCCATGGGCAGGCCCAGCGACGAGAGCGGCAGCATGACGCTCGGAGACGTTGCCCTGGAGGGAGCGTCGGCCTTCATCGACATGCGCAGGAAAGACGACCTCATCGGCCTCGTCGCCTTTTCCAACGTCGCGCAACTGGTGGCGCCACCCTCCTTCGACAAGGAGATCCTGAAGAAAAAGCTGGAGCTTTTGAGGAGAAAGAACGATTCCAGCGTCTTCAGGGAGCTGAGCATCGGGGGGGAAACCAACGCCTCCCACGCAGCGTGGCTTGCCACGTGCGTTTTTTTCATGCTGCTGCCCGAGGAGAGCCAGCCCTCCTACGAGCAGCTCGACAACCTGCGTTACTCGCTGATGGGTCGCGGCGATGCGGCGGCAGCGATCCCCGCCGCGCTGAAAAAGATCAACTTCGGACGCGGCATGGCCATCGTCCTTTTCACCGATGGCCGGATAGAAGCGAGCCCGGGAGGTGACGGCGCCGAAGAAGGGCTCCTCAACTTCGTCAACGTGATAGGGCTGGTGAAGCGGCTCGGCATAAAGCTCTATCTGATCGTAGTCGGAGGGGACGTCACCGCCGAGGTCCGCCAGGCTCTCGAGGGGCGCGCGGGGGAGTCTGCGGCAGGGCATATCTTCTACATGCCCCGCTCCCTGGACAGGTCGCAGATCACCGCGGTGTACAACCGCATAAACGAGATGGAGAAGAACCGGCTGCTGGTGAAGCTGGAGAAACGGAAAAAGGACACGAGGCGCCCCCTCGCGCTCACGGCTGCCGGTATTGTGGCTCTCTACTGCCTGATGCACCTCCTGCCGGCCACCAGAAAGATATAG
- a CDS encoding vWA domain-containing protein has product MTVEQPHYLWLLLGIPIFAIASYFSYQNASAWLYRFAHIRKRPLPYLLTTVFLSLALCAVILALAEPKVQYTKTVFNRSGIDVAIGIDVSKSMLAEDEALPEEDRKLFAVPNRLNRARCCALNIISALRGERAAVFMFASKGVSIVPLTNDYGYCDYILKHFNDATITIPGSDLGQAITTGLSLLEGSPRKTVKSMVLISDGEDITGDSSAMYQAAQRAAGEGVAVYTVGTGMGQGVLIPIRSGAGTGIEGYYQDEDGSVLKTRMEPETLKGVATATGGGFFRAGETRIEERIVDAILKRARTMEYTKATEPAWYPLAPALLGAALLFFMLSLITGR; this is encoded by the coding sequence ATGACCGTAGAACAACCACATTACCTTTGGCTCCTCCTTGGCATCCCGATTTTCGCCATCGCCTCCTATTTCTCCTATCAAAACGCCAGCGCATGGCTGTACCGCTTCGCCCACATTAGAAAGCGCCCCCTCCCCTATCTGCTCACAACCGTTTTCCTCAGCCTCGCCCTCTGCGCCGTCATCCTCGCACTGGCAGAGCCGAAGGTCCAGTACACGAAGACCGTGTTCAACCGCAGCGGCATCGATGTCGCCATCGGCATCGACGTGTCCAAATCGATGCTCGCAGAGGATGAAGCCCTTCCCGAAGAAGACAGGAAGCTCTTTGCAGTACCAAACCGCCTGAACCGCGCCCGCTGCTGTGCCCTCAACATCATCAGCGCCCTGCGCGGCGAGCGTGCGGCTGTCTTCATGTTTGCCAGCAAAGGTGTCTCCATCGTGCCGCTGACCAACGACTACGGCTACTGCGACTACATCCTCAAGCACTTCAACGATGCCACCATCACCATTCCCGGCAGCGACCTCGGCCAGGCGATCACCACCGGACTCTCCCTCCTTGAAGGATCTCCCCGCAAGACAGTGAAAAGCATGGTGCTCATCTCCGACGGCGAAGACATAACCGGCGACTCGTCTGCGATGTATCAAGCCGCACAACGCGCAGCAGGTGAAGGAGTTGCGGTTTACACGGTTGGCACCGGGATGGGACAGGGGGTACTCATTCCGATACGAAGCGGTGCGGGGACCGGGATAGAGGGGTATTACCAGGATGAGGATGGATCGGTCCTAAAGACCCGCATGGAACCGGAGACATTGAAGGGGGTAGCCACCGCTACCGGAGGGGGATTCTTCCGCGCCGGAGAGACGCGTATCGAGGAGAGGATAGTGGATGCCATCCTGAAGCGTGCGCGGACTATGGAATACACCAAGGCAACCGAACCGGCGTGGTATCCGCTCGCCCCGGCACTCCTCGGCGCAGCGCTCCTTTTTTTCATGCTCAGCCTGATCACCGGGCGGTGA
- a CDS encoding DUF2284 domain-containing protein — MPIDREKIEIVARNHGFSECRWIAGKDVQVRQWVRFKCMFGCSFFGKKAGCPPDVPSVSVCREMFSEYADVLILQITATVGPHELTQWSRKTNLALLPLEREVFLAGHHKALLLFVDECRLCDECPATRAECTNPAMARPCPEALGVDVFSTVRSAGFSIEVVREYGQEMRKYAFLLVD; from the coding sequence ATGCCGATTGACAGGGAGAAGATCGAGATCGTTGCCCGCAATCACGGATTTTCCGAATGCCGGTGGATCGCCGGGAAAGATGTGCAGGTCCGTCAATGGGTCCGCTTCAAGTGCATGTTTGGGTGCAGTTTTTTCGGGAAGAAGGCCGGGTGTCCTCCGGATGTGCCTTCTGTATCCGTGTGCCGGGAGATGTTTTCGGAATATGCCGACGTCCTGATCCTCCAGATAACTGCGACTGTGGGGCCGCATGAACTGACGCAATGGAGCCGCAAGACGAACCTGGCTCTCCTTCCCCTGGAGCGGGAGGTCTTCCTCGCGGGGCATCATAAGGCATTGCTTCTCTTCGTGGACGAGTGCCGGCTTTGTGATGAGTGCCCCGCCACACGGGCGGAGTGCACCAATCCTGCGATGGCGCGCCCCTGCCCCGAGGCGCTCGGTGTGGATGTTTTTTCAACGGTGCGAAGCGCTGGTTTTTCCATCGAGGTGGTCAGGGAGTACGGCCAGGAGATGAGGAAGTATGCGTTTCTGCTGGTTGATTGA
- a CDS encoding fatty acid--CoA ligase — protein sequence MTDTLVSRTHSAYDYPLIIKNLLFYPVVDNPDQEIVYRDHYRGSYRNLRERIARLANALIALGVNPGDTVAVMDWDSHRYLELFFAVPMIGAVLHTINIRLSPEQILYTIDHAEDDVLLVNTEFIPILEQIRGRIDTVHSYVALCDDGVPAESTVPYCGEYEALLAAASPDFHFPDFDEDTRATTFYTTGTTGLPKGVYFSHRQLVLHTMSVLSVLGSVAHGSFGRNDVYMPMTPMFHVHAWGIPYVATMLGVKQVYPGRYSPDLLLHLKEQEGVTFSHCVPTILHMLLQHPHMERIDVSDWKLIIGGAAMSRTLCMDALRRGIDVFAGYGMSETCPILTISQLTPEMLELPLEEQAEIRCRTGISMPLVDLRVVDENMRELPRDGSSTGEVVVRAPWLTQGYLKDHKFSERLWKGGYLHTGDLAVRDERGYLRITDRSKDVLKVAGEWVSSLELEDIVAHHPAVAEVAVIGQPDAKWGERPLALVVLKSAEAGKVTEKDVTRHVKEYADKGVVSKQVVLVKVRFVDALDKTSAGKVSKVTLREKYLR from the coding sequence ATGACTGACACCCTCGTTTCTCGCACCCACTCCGCATACGACTACCCGCTCATCATAAAGAATCTCCTCTTCTATCCGGTTGTGGACAACCCCGACCAGGAGATCGTGTACCGTGACCACTACCGGGGCAGCTACAGGAACCTGAGAGAGCGGATCGCCCGACTCGCGAACGCCCTCATCGCTCTCGGGGTGAACCCGGGTGACACGGTCGCTGTCATGGACTGGGACAGTCACCGCTACCTGGAGCTCTTCTTCGCGGTCCCGATGATCGGGGCTGTGCTCCACACCATCAACATCCGTCTCTCTCCGGAGCAGATCCTCTATACCATCGACCACGCCGAGGACGACGTGCTGCTGGTCAACACGGAGTTCATTCCGATCCTGGAGCAGATCCGCGGCAGGATCGACACCGTTCACTCATACGTCGCCCTCTGCGACGACGGCGTCCCTGCCGAAAGCACCGTCCCCTACTGCGGTGAATATGAGGCGCTTCTCGCCGCGGCCTCGCCCGATTTCCACTTTCCTGATTTCGACGAAGACACCCGCGCCACCACCTTTTACACCACAGGCACGACGGGATTGCCGAAGGGGGTGTATTTCAGCCATCGCCAGTTGGTGCTCCACACTATGAGCGTTCTTTCGGTGCTCGGGTCGGTGGCGCACGGCAGCTTCGGGCGCAACGACGTGTACATGCCGATGACCCCCATGTTTCACGTCCACGCCTGGGGGATTCCGTACGTCGCCACCATGCTTGGCGTCAAGCAGGTCTATCCCGGGCGCTACAGCCCGGACCTCCTGCTGCACCTGAAGGAGCAGGAAGGGGTGACTTTTTCCCACTGCGTCCCCACCATCCTCCATATGCTCCTGCAGCACCCCCACATGGAGCGGATCGACGTGAGCGACTGGAAGCTCATCATCGGCGGGGCGGCGATGTCGCGCACCCTCTGCATGGACGCGCTGAGGCGCGGCATCGACGTCTTCGCAGGCTACGGCATGTCCGAGACCTGCCCCATTCTCACCATCTCGCAGCTTACCCCCGAGATGCTGGAACTCCCCCTGGAGGAGCAGGCCGAGATCCGCTGCAGAACCGGGATTTCCATGCCCCTCGTCGACCTGCGGGTCGTTGACGAAAATATGCGGGAGCTGCCGCGCGACGGGTCCAGCACAGGCGAAGTGGTGGTGCGCGCCCCGTGGCTTACGCAAGGGTATCTTAAGGACCACAAGTTTTCCGAGCGTCTCTGGAAGGGAGGCTACCTGCACACCGGCGACCTCGCGGTGCGAGACGAACGGGGATACCTGCGCATAACGGACCGGAGCAAGGATGTCCTGAAGGTTGCTGGGGAATGGGTGTCCTCCCTCGAACTGGAGGACATCGTCGCCCACCACCCCGCCGTCGCGGAAGTGGCGGTGATCGGTCAACCGGACGCAAAGTGGGGGGAGCGCCCGCTGGCGCTGGTCGTGCTGAAGTCGGCCGAGGCGGGAAAGGTAACGGAGAAGGACGTGACGCGGCACGTGAAGGAATATGCCGACAAGGGAGTGGTAAGCAAGCAGGTGGTGCTGGTGAAGGTGCGTTTCGTCGACGCACTCGACAAGACGAGCGCGGGAAAGGTGAGCAAGGTGACCCTGCGGGAGAAATACCTGCGCTGA
- a CDS encoding type II toxin-antitoxin system PemK/MazF family toxin: MMRRYKHGEIWLANLNPGRGTEPGKVRPVLILQNQALLDAGHPSTIIIPLTTNLAEDAEPLRVRVPARDGLDKDSDLLIDQIRAIDNKRLIDGPLLTLDEKCLERVYAAVAETLGM; this comes from the coding sequence ATGATGCGACGCTATAAGCATGGAGAAATCTGGCTCGCGAACCTCAATCCGGGACGCGGGACGGAGCCGGGGAAGGTTCGGCCCGTGCTGATATTGCAGAATCAAGCTCTCCTTGATGCTGGCCATCCTTCGACGATAATTATTCCCCTGACGACCAACTTGGCTGAAGATGCTGAGCCGCTCAGGGTGCGTGTTCCTGCTCGTGATGGACTTGATAAAGATTCGGATCTCCTCATCGACCAGATCAGAGCCATAGATAACAAGCGCCTGATCGACGGCCCTCTTCTGACCCTCGACGAGAAGTGTCTTGAGCGTGTCTACGCCGCCGTAGCGGAAACATTGGGAATGTGA
- a CDS encoding BrnA antitoxin family protein, with translation MSTISLRLPDQLMNEVDAYAKELRMPRAAYVRKALEQMNAAVAAERRRTRLMEVSCKVRGESMRVNAEFENFEDDATL, from the coding sequence ATGTCTACTATCTCTTTACGCCTGCCGGATCAGCTTATGAATGAAGTTGATGCCTATGCCAAGGAACTTCGCATGCCGCGTGCTGCGTATGTGCGGAAGGCGTTGGAGCAGATGAACGCTGCCGTCGCAGCAGAACGTCGCAGGACACGCCTCATGGAAGTCAGCTGCAAAGTGAGGGGGGAAAGCATGCGCGTCAATGCCGAGTTCGAGAACTTCGAAGATGATGCGACGCTATAA
- a CDS encoding DUF2318 domain-containing protein translates to MKKPVLKQILMSAAALLLGASAVFALQLPGFGKGEKVTAANGAVSIPLSKVSDGKAHFYRFANGNKEIGFFIVKGADGAIHTAFDTCDVCFREKKGYVQAGNMMQCKNCGQKFAIAQIGPHTVGGCNPSYLPATQAGGKIVITANDLKAGARFF, encoded by the coding sequence ATGAAAAAACCGGTGTTGAAGCAGATTTTGATGAGTGCAGCAGCCCTGCTGCTCGGCGCGAGCGCAGTATTTGCCCTGCAACTCCCCGGCTTTGGAAAGGGGGAGAAGGTGACTGCAGCAAATGGAGCCGTCTCGATCCCTCTCTCCAAGGTTTCGGATGGAAAGGCGCACTTCTACAGGTTCGCCAATGGCAATAAGGAGATCGGCTTCTTTATTGTGAAAGGTGCCGATGGTGCTATTCACACTGCCTTCGACACCTGCGACGTCTGCTTCCGGGAGAAGAAGGGGTACGTGCAGGCTGGGAATATGATGCAGTGCAAGAACTGCGGCCAGAAGTTTGCCATCGCCCAGATCGGTCCCCACACCGTCGGCGGGTGCAATCCGAGCTACCTCCCTGCGACCCAGGCTGGCGGGAAGATCGTCATAACTGCCAATGATCTGAAGGCGGGGGCGAGGTTCTTCTAG
- a CDS encoding heavy-metal-associated domain-containing protein has product MRGRFPALLQWRLSRPELRQGGDMKIRMCRIVKIGATSFTLLLALFAAVAMGESTPPKGADAVVIMKSKGVSCGSCAGKIEKALMEKPGVAAVEVDVDNGRVTAAYDSGAIKPEVIADTITGLGYGTTVVKAMSLDEYRAAAGKGDASQNAGRGGCGGGCCDKNRKAN; this is encoded by the coding sequence ATGCGGGGGCGCTTTCCGGCACTTCTGCAATGGCGGTTGTCTCGACCGGAACTGAGACAGGGTGGTGACATGAAAATCAGGATGTGTCGAATTGTGAAAATCGGAGCGACTTCTTTCACGCTCCTTCTCGCGCTCTTCGCTGCAGTAGCGATGGGGGAAAGTACGCCTCCAAAAGGCGCGGACGCAGTGGTCATCATGAAGTCCAAGGGTGTTTCCTGCGGGAGCTGTGCAGGCAAGATTGAGAAGGCCCTGATGGAAAAGCCAGGAGTTGCGGCCGTCGAAGTGGATGTCGACAACGGACGAGTCACCGCGGCGTACGATTCGGGAGCCATCAAGCCGGAAGTTATCGCTGACACCATTACCGGACTGGGATACGGCACTACTGTCGTGAAGGCCATGTCCCTTGACGAGTACCGTGCGGCGGCCGGAAAGGGTGATGCATCGCAGAACGCAGGTCGCGGCGGGTGCGGCGGTGGCTGCTGCGACAAGAATAGAAAAGCCAACTAG
- a CDS encoding sigma-54-dependent transcriptional regulator: MKKRILVIDDDDSLRRVLEYNLQEERYLVVSAASGEQGLRLFAEEKPALVITDLKMPGMDGLQVLKAVKASSPETLVLVITAFGAIDNAVEVMKLGAYDYITKPFNRDELKLTVRKALELTSLTEENRQLKADLAGRTDFKSIIGSSAAMEKVFEVVRRVADTEATVLVTGESGTGKELVARSIHALSSRRGGPFVPINCAAIPRDLLESELFGHVKGAFTGAIKDRLGKFQQADGGTLFLDEVGELPPALQPKLLRALQERTVEAVGGTKAQKVDVRVVAATNVDLEAGMRDGSFREDLYYRLCVIPIHLPALRERKDDITLLIRHFATKHGCGGVIFEKDIVDALTAYPWPGNVRELENTVERLLIMRRSDVISLEDLPVKFVNTRRAATGPVVNLPEEGYSLEQLEREVVVEALERNNGNQTSAARFLRVPRHVLIYRMEKYGITLPDRR; the protein is encoded by the coding sequence ATGAAAAAAAGGATACTAGTCATCGATGACGATGACTCCCTGCGTCGAGTACTCGAATACAACCTGCAGGAGGAAAGGTACCTCGTGGTGTCTGCTGCATCCGGCGAGCAGGGGCTGCGCCTCTTCGCAGAGGAGAAGCCGGCCCTCGTCATCACCGACCTGAAAATGCCTGGAATGGACGGTCTACAGGTCCTGAAGGCGGTGAAGGCCTCCTCCCCCGAGACGCTGGTTCTGGTGATAACAGCCTTCGGCGCCATAGACAACGCTGTGGAGGTAATGAAACTCGGCGCCTACGACTACATTACCAAGCCTTTCAACCGGGACGAGCTGAAGCTGACTGTGCGCAAGGCACTCGAACTGACGAGTCTGACGGAGGAGAACAGGCAGCTAAAGGCAGACCTCGCGGGTCGGACCGACTTCAAGAGCATCATAGGGTCTTCCGCCGCCATGGAAAAGGTGTTCGAGGTGGTTCGCCGGGTGGCTGATACGGAGGCTACAGTCCTCGTTACCGGAGAGTCGGGGACTGGAAAGGAGCTGGTAGCTCGATCCATCCACGCTCTCAGTTCCCGCCGTGGCGGTCCTTTCGTACCGATCAACTGTGCTGCAATCCCCCGTGACCTCCTGGAGAGCGAGCTTTTCGGCCACGTCAAAGGTGCATTCACCGGTGCCATAAAGGACAGGCTTGGAAAGTTCCAGCAGGCAGACGGTGGAACGCTTTTTCTCGACGAGGTAGGTGAATTGCCGCCGGCATTGCAGCCGAAGCTGCTCCGTGCACTTCAGGAGAGGACAGTTGAGGCGGTAGGGGGGACAAAGGCGCAGAAAGTGGATGTCCGTGTTGTGGCCGCGACGAACGTCGATCTGGAAGCCGGCATGAGAGATGGATCGTTCCGCGAGGACCTCTACTACAGATTGTGCGTCATTCCGATACACCTTCCGGCTCTGCGGGAGCGTAAGGATGACATAACCCTCCTTATCCGGCACTTTGCCACCAAGCATGGCTGTGGCGGCGTCATTTTCGAAAAGGACATAGTCGATGCCCTGACGGCGTACCCATGGCCCGGGAACGTGCGGGAGCTGGAAAATACGGTGGAGCGGCTCCTCATAATGCGGCGCAGCGATGTCATCTCGCTCGAGGACCTCCCGGTCAAGTTTGTGAATACCCGGAGAGCCGCGACGGGGCCGGTGGTAAACCTCCCGGAAGAGGGGTATTCCCTCGAGCAGCTTGAGCGCGAAGTGGTCGTGGAAGCGCTGGAGCGGAATAACGGCAACCAGACCTCGGCAGCACGGTTCCTGCGGGTTCCTCGACACGTGCTCATATACCGGATGGAAAAGTACGGGATCACGCTGCCGGACAGGCGGTAG